In Lacrimispora indolis DSM 755, a genomic segment contains:
- a CDS encoding UDP-N-acetylglucosamine 1-carboxyvinyltransferase, translated as MEQYIMKGGNPLVGEVTIGGAKNAALGILAAAIMTDEDVLIDNLPDVRDINVLLEAIEEIGARVERIDRHTVRINGKTIREVSVDDDYIRKIRASYYFIGAMLGKYKSAQVPLPGGCNIGSRPIDQHLKGFRALGADVRIERGAVIAHAIDLVASHIYLDVVSVGATINVMMAATLAEGQTILENVAKEPHVVDVANFLNSMGANIKGAGTDTIRIRGVRKLHGTEYSIIPDQIEAGTFMCAAAITRGDVMVKNVIPKHLEAISAKLLEMGCEVVEFDDAVRVVGKTNQRHTDIKTLPYPGFPTDMQPQMTVTLALAKGTSVVTESIFENRFRYVDELSRMGANVKVEGNVAVIDGVVGFTGAFVNAPDLRAGAALVIAGLAADGYTVVDEIGYIQRGYECFEEKLQGLGAIIEKVDSENEAKKFKLKVG; from the coding sequence ATGGAGCAGTATATTATGAAGGGCGGAAATCCCCTGGTGGGCGAAGTGACCATCGGCGGGGCAAAGAATGCCGCTTTGGGAATTCTGGCAGCAGCGATCATGACAGATGAAGATGTTCTGATCGATAATCTGCCTGATGTCAGAGATATAAACGTGTTGCTTGAAGCCATAGAGGAGATTGGAGCAAGAGTAGAGCGGATTGACAGGCATACGGTCCGCATCAATGGAAAGACCATTCGGGAGGTCTCGGTTGATGATGATTACATCCGTAAGATCAGGGCCTCCTACTACTTTATCGGTGCCATGCTGGGTAAGTATAAAAGCGCCCAGGTCCCCCTTCCGGGAGGCTGCAACATTGGAAGCAGGCCCATTGACCAGCATTTAAAGGGATTCCGCGCCCTTGGAGCTGATGTGAGGATTGAACGGGGAGCTGTGATCGCCCATGCCATTGATCTGGTGGCGAGCCATATCTATTTGGACGTTGTAAGCGTTGGGGCCACCATCAACGTTATGATGGCTGCGACCCTTGCCGAGGGACAGACAATTCTGGAAAACGTGGCAAAAGAGCCTCATGTGGTTGACGTGGCAAACTTTTTAAACAGCATGGGTGCCAACATCAAGGGCGCCGGTACGGATACCATCCGCATCCGGGGAGTGAGAAAGCTCCATGGAACTGAGTATTCCATCATCCCGGACCAGATCGAAGCAGGCACCTTTATGTGCGCTGCAGCCATTACCAGGGGTGATGTTATGGTGAAAAACGTCATTCCAAAGCATTTGGAAGCCATTTCTGCAAAGCTTCTGGAAATGGGATGCGAGGTGGTGGAATTCGATGACGCGGTCCGTGTTGTAGGGAAAACCAACCAAAGGCATACGGACATCAAAACCCTTCCCTATCCGGGATTCCCCACAGATATGCAGCCTCAGATGACGGTGACCCTTGCCCTTGCAAAAGGCACCAGTGTGGTCACAGAGAGCATTTTTGAGAACCGTTTCCGTTATGTGGATGAATTATCACGCATGGGAGCCAATGTAAAGGTAGAGGGTAACGTAGCCGTTATTGACGGCGTAGTCGGTTTTACCGGAGCATTTGTCAATGCTCCTGATCTCCGTGCAGGTGCGGCTCTGGTGATTGCCGGGCTGGCTGCGGATGGTTATACAGTTGTGGATGAGATCGGATACATCCAACGGGGCTATGAATGCTTTGAAGAAAAGCTTCAGGGCCTTGGTGCCATAATTGAAAAAGTGGACTCTGAAAATGAAGCAAAGAAATTCAAATTAAAAGTAGGTTAG
- a CDS encoding AraC family transcriptional regulator, protein MAYKSTSLRSSAVVKKIITIHYFEYMSDFSFPGESHDFWEFVCVDKGVIDVMAGDKRIPLKRGNIIFHKPGEFHNILTNGTVAPNLVVVSFECNSPYMKAFEGEVLSVQETEMALLAQIIIEARNAFAGRLDDPYQEELVRRQPPLSFGAEQLIGNYLEELIIHLYRRYFIKPQQISTGRVMESPMHGDAHNRIVRYMEEHIGEHLTIEAICRDNLTGRSQLQKIFHNAYGCGVMDFFIGMKIDAAKQLIRSNQLNFTEIADRLGYTSVHYFSRQFKKLTGMTPSEYATSIRSLSEKGTEACLPGSSFE, encoded by the coding sequence AGTATATGAGCGATTTCTCCTTTCCTGGAGAAAGCCATGATTTCTGGGAGTTTGTCTGCGTTGACAAGGGGGTCATCGATGTAATGGCCGGAGACAAACGGATCCCTTTAAAACGGGGAAACATCATCTTCCACAAGCCCGGAGAGTTCCACAACATACTGACAAACGGGACCGTTGCCCCTAATCTGGTGGTGGTGAGCTTTGAATGCAATTCCCCTTATATGAAGGCCTTTGAAGGAGAAGTCTTATCCGTACAGGAAACGGAAATGGCTTTGCTGGCACAAATCATCATTGAGGCGCGGAATGCATTTGCAGGGCGGCTTGACGATCCTTACCAGGAAGAGCTGGTCAGAAGGCAGCCTCCCCTGTCCTTTGGGGCGGAGCAGCTTATCGGCAATTATCTGGAAGAGCTGATCATCCATCTTTACCGCAGATACTTTATAAAGCCCCAGCAGATCTCCACCGGACGGGTCATGGAAAGCCCCATGCACGGAGATGCCCATAACCGCATCGTCCGGTATATGGAAGAACATATCGGAGAGCACCTTACCATTGAAGCCATCTGCCGGGATAATTTAACCGGACGGTCACAGCTTCAGAAAATCTTCCATAATGCCTATGGCTGCGGGGTCATGGATTTCTTCATCGGAATGAAGATCGATGCAGCCAAGCAGCTCATCCGCAGCAATCAGCTGAATTTCACTGAAATTGCGGACCGTTTGGGCTACACCTCGGTCCATTATTTTTCCAGGCAGTTTAAAAAGCTGACCGGGATGACGCCGTCGGAATACGCTACCTCCATCCGTTCTCTTTCGGAAAAGGGCACAGAGGCATGTTTGCCCGGCTCCTCCTTTGAGTAA